The following are encoded together in the Desulfomicrobium escambiense DSM 10707 genome:
- a CDS encoding PilZ domain-containing protein, with protein MNESKSSDVEVFVHRKLVVSFRCPSCNLEKSINVEKIKDVSHWKVNATCRRCAHKFKVSFNFRKYYRMETSLHGLLYASFETLEPLGDVHVTDLSLTGIGFESERCALGVGDIVVVRFLLDDEDQSPLEKEIEITSVRGFKVGAVFRDTSGFDTVLGRYILP; from the coding sequence ATGAATGAAAGCAAATCATCGGATGTCGAAGTTTTCGTGCACAGGAAACTCGTCGTTTCCTTCCGCTGTCCGTCCTGCAATCTGGAAAAATCCATCAACGTCGAAAAGATCAAGGACGTCTCCCATTGGAAAGTGAACGCAACGTGCCGTCGTTGTGCGCACAAGTTCAAGGTGTCTTTCAATTTTCGCAAATACTATCGCATGGAAACGTCCCTGCACGGGCTCCTGTACGCGTCGTTCGAGACGCTTGAGCCTTTGGGGGATGTGCACGTTACCGATCTGTCGCTGACCGGGATCGGCTTCGAATCCGAGAGGTGTGCGCTCGGCGTGGGCGATATCGTGGTCGTACGTTTCCTGCTGGACGACGAGGACCAGTCCCCCCTGGAAAAGGAAATCGAGATCACCTCCGTCCGGGGCTTCAAGGTTGGTGCCGTTTTCCGGGACACGAGCGGCTTCGATACGGTGCTGGGCAGATACATTCTCCCCTGA
- a CDS encoding translocation/assembly module TamB domain-containing protein, translating to MAALAQPIRRRLLLALATVVVAATMFAAVTLGTERGRQALLDAIGGLAAGPHFRLEMRGLRIGAQWKLEELTVSDAAGPWLFAEDITIRPVLGELFLGRVTLNHLGVGTLALERLPAAGESSGGAGLSGLRIRSIDAGTIRVGQAVAGHAALLSLHGAVALDAREARASLQLTRLDRDGDALDLEGRAHFARREMDVRLDLREAPGGLLHSLSHVNGTEGISLAVSGSGPFRDCPLTLEARLSDVLKLSGNATLDLDDGPRVALQAGFTPGPAWTGWSGLPPEEADIAASGSWRDPILHLTRFDVRNRIADIGGNATWDSGSGTLDARLEGRAKDLGAVTPPAVSPGAASALAALRLDGDGLHASVQASLAAWNFSGQALSEAAADLVLEMPTGLNRWQGRGEMRAMAPGLPEGMRTWNATATLGGDFTTISIDGLHLTSEKISGDLNGRVGRDMNIAARIDMRDIPLCIGTPGLSGSFVSALKGAVAPDARSLSGELAVNATDIAGLPRDIEELLGRDGRLQAVFEAGAERVLIREATLRARTQVTMNGELDPASSRFRTEFDATLPALRRAGLSLPNGASVRGTAEGAPASFALKLTAQSGALAASGLELNGLRASATLQNLPKLPAVSLTAAAQAAGQPASLHIEAVPTGRDVRVSHFLLEAPGTKIQATGDLDPATLLFAGTVDVSSEDLGVPGLILGQDLRGTLAAHAELTRGKGAQHVRVEGRGRGIGLMGLDIGRASIDGFSVWPDPLRGTDMRVSLDAVDTGALRADRITAGVRGADRGLAFDLGLSRASAHTDIEAKGFLSPSPARLRIDSLQGTLLRERVRLESPLDVTWDAGRTEWREAVLSFGRARLTSRGAVAPDGTDISAELRDLDPAMLRTAFPGMPGALVNARLHVQGSPLNPDAVLDMEAREIRVRGGGIGNLQDLGATAQARLGGDRVEARASIASASGIALDAELACPIRAELTSIDVRPDAPLSGRIGGYAELGILPTLLRLDDQAVAGKCELDLRVGGTWSNPALTGAAKVRGGRYENFRSGTAVESADVDALATGTAIELNATATDGGTGKAAGRGMVDLGALTYAFDVDLKAFRLLRLDLIQGAAAGPFRFSGDLDAAALSGDLTLDPATIALPKSTAKEAPHIDIREINTGATGNHTPVVEPRFLIGMDLNVDIPARLTVKGRGLDSEWGGRLHIGGHHARPALSGEMNLLRGTFDFLDRTFDLTKGSLLMAGESPPNPFLDMLGETRVLDTVVQVHLNGPARNFRLNLTSIPALPQDELLAMILFGRSMREISPLQAVALAQAAAEMTGVGTGLDVLGAVKSRLGLQEVDVRKDEEDETSVGVGGYVGGKYYIRTQRSVSGQDRTKVEVQLTPKISVETEVGTDSRQGAGINWKHDY from the coding sequence ATGGCGGCGCTTGCACAGCCCATACGCAGGCGTCTCCTTCTCGCCCTGGCCACCGTCGTCGTTGCGGCTACCATGTTCGCGGCCGTCACCCTGGGCACCGAACGCGGCAGGCAGGCACTCCTGGACGCCATCGGCGGCCTGGCGGCCGGGCCGCATTTCCGTCTCGAAATGCGGGGCCTGCGCATCGGGGCACAGTGGAAACTCGAAGAACTGACCGTCAGCGACGCCGCTGGGCCATGGCTGTTCGCGGAGGACATCACCATCCGCCCGGTCCTGGGGGAGCTGTTCCTCGGCCGCGTCACCCTGAACCATCTGGGCGTGGGGACCCTCGCCCTGGAACGCCTCCCGGCCGCCGGGGAATCCTCGGGCGGCGCGGGCTTGTCGGGGCTTCGCATCCGCAGCATTGATGCCGGCACGATCCGGGTCGGACAGGCGGTGGCCGGGCACGCGGCGCTCCTCTCCCTCCACGGCGCGGTCGCGCTTGACGCGCGGGAAGCCCGGGCCAGCCTGCAGCTGACGCGGCTGGACCGCGACGGGGACGCCCTCGACCTGGAGGGGCGGGCCCATTTCGCCAGGCGCGAGATGGACGTACGCCTGGACCTGCGGGAGGCACCGGGGGGCCTGCTGCATTCCCTTTCCCATGTGAACGGGACCGAAGGCATTTCCCTGGCCGTATCCGGAAGCGGACCGTTCCGCGACTGTCCGCTGACCCTGGAGGCCCGGCTGTCCGATGTCCTGAAGCTCTCCGGCAACGCCACCCTGGACCTTGATGATGGACCGCGGGTGGCTCTGCAGGCCGGCTTCACGCCCGGGCCCGCCTGGACCGGGTGGTCGGGGCTGCCGCCCGAGGAGGCCGACATCGCCGCCAGCGGCTCGTGGCGGGATCCGATCCTGCACCTGACCCGCTTCGACGTGCGCAACCGCATCGCGGACATCGGGGGCAACGCCACCTGGGACAGCGGGTCGGGCACGCTCGACGCCCGGCTCGAAGGGCGGGCAAAGGACCTGGGCGCCGTCACGCCGCCCGCCGTCAGTCCCGGCGCGGCGTCGGCGCTGGCCGCCCTGCGGCTGGACGGCGACGGCCTGCATGCCAGCGTGCAGGCCAGCCTTGCGGCCTGGAACTTCTCCGGCCAGGCCCTGTCCGAAGCGGCGGCGGACCTCGTCCTGGAAATGCCGACGGGGCTGAACCGCTGGCAGGGGCGGGGGGAAATGCGCGCCATGGCCCCCGGCCTGCCCGAAGGCATGCGCACGTGGAACGCCACCGCCACGCTGGGCGGCGATTTCACGACCATCTCCATCGACGGGCTTCACCTGACCTCGGAAAAAATATCCGGCGACCTCAACGGCCGGGTCGGCCGGGACATGAACATCGCGGCCAGGATCGACATGCGGGACATCCCCCTGTGCATCGGGACACCCGGCCTTTCTGGGTCCTTCGTTTCGGCCCTCAAGGGCGCTGTGGCGCCCGACGCACGCAGCCTGTCCGGGGAGTTGGCCGTGAACGCGACAGACATCGCGGGGCTTCCCCGGGACATCGAAGAGCTGCTGGGCCGCGACGGCCGCCTCCAGGCCGTCTTCGAAGCCGGAGCCGAGCGCGTCCTGATCCGTGAAGCCACGCTGCGCGCACGCACCCAGGTCACCATGAACGGAGAACTCGACCCGGCCTCGTCGCGCTTCCGGACCGAGTTTGACGCCACCCTGCCCGCCCTGCGCCGGGCGGGCCTGAGCCTGCCGAACGGCGCATCCGTGCGCGGGACGGCCGAAGGCGCGCCGGCCTCTTTCGCCCTGAAGCTGACGGCGCAAAGCGGCGCCCTCGCGGCCTCGGGGCTTGAACTGAACGGACTGCGGGCCAGCGCGACATTGCAGAATCTCCCGAAGCTCCCGGCCGTGAGCCTCACGGCCGCAGCGCAAGCGGCCGGCCAGCCCGCAAGCCTGCACATCGAGGCCGTGCCGACCGGCCGGGACGTGCGCGTCTCCCATTTCCTGCTTGAAGCGCCGGGCACGAAAATCCAGGCCACAGGCGACCTCGACCCGGCCACCCTGCTTTTTGCCGGAACCGTGGACGTTTCAAGCGAGGACCTTGGCGTCCCGGGGCTGATCCTGGGCCAGGACCTGCGGGGGACACTCGCCGCCCATGCCGAACTGACCAGAGGCAAGGGCGCACAGCATGTCCGGGTCGAGGGCCGCGGCCGTGGCATCGGTCTCATGGGCCTGGACATCGGCCGGGCGTCGATAGACGGATTCTCGGTCTGGCCTGACCCGCTGCGCGGGACGGACATGCGGGTCTCCCTCGACGCGGTGGACACGGGCGCGCTCAGGGCGGACCGGATCACCGCAGGGGTGCGGGGCGCAGACCGGGGGCTGGCCTTCGACCTGGGTCTGAGCCGCGCCTCGGCCCACACCGACATCGAGGCCAAAGGGTTCCTTTCGCCATCCCCGGCTCGGCTGCGGATCGACAGCCTGCAGGGCACCCTTCTGCGCGAACGGGTGCGTCTCGAATCCCCGCTCGACGTGACCTGGGACGCCGGCCGGACCGAGTGGCGGGAGGCGGTCCTGAGTTTCGGCCGCGCCAGGCTGACCAGCCGGGGAGCCGTCGCACCCGACGGGACCGACATTTCGGCCGAGCTGCGGGACCTGGACCCGGCCATGCTCCGCACCGCCTTTCCGGGCATGCCCGGGGCCCTCGTCAACGCACGGCTGCATGTCCAGGGTTCTCCGCTGAATCCCGATGCGGTGCTGGACATGGAGGCCCGCGAAATCCGCGTCAGAGGCGGCGGAATCGGCAACCTGCAGGATCTCGGAGCAACAGCGCAGGCACGCCTCGGAGGCGACCGGGTGGAAGCGCGGGCCTCCATCGCTTCGGCCAGCGGAATCGCCCTGGACGCGGAACTGGCCTGCCCCATCCGAGCCGAACTGACATCCATCGACGTGCGCCCCGACGCCCCCCTCTCGGGCCGGATCGGCGGATACGCCGAACTCGGCATCCTGCCCACCCTCCTGCGCCTGGACGACCAGGCCGTGGCAGGCAAATGCGAACTCGACCTGCGGGTCGGCGGGACTTGGTCGAACCCAGCCCTGACCGGCGCGGCCAAGGTCCGCGGCGGCCGCTACGAGAACTTCCGCAGCGGCACGGCCGTGGAGTCCGCCGACGTGGATGCCCTGGCCACGGGAACTGCCATCGAGCTGAACGCCACGGCCACCGACGGCGGGACGGGCAAAGCCGCCGGACGCGGCATGGTGGACCTGGGCGCCCTGACCTATGCCTTCGACGTGGATCTCAAGGCCTTCCGCCTGCTGCGGCTGGATCTGATCCAGGGTGCGGCCGCAGGCCCCTTCCGCTTCAGCGGCGACCTGGACGCGGCCGCCCTGTCAGGCGACCTGACCCTGGACCCCGCCACCATCGCCCTGCCCAAGTCCACGGCCAAGGAAGCGCCGCACATCGACATCCGCGAAATCAATACAGGTGCCACGGGGAACCACACACCCGTTGTCGAGCCACGCTTCCTGATCGGGATGGACCTGAACGTGGACATTCCCGCCAGACTCACGGTCAAGGGACGCGGCCTGGATTCGGAATGGGGCGGCCGGCTACACATCGGCGGACACCACGCCCGTCCCGCCTTGAGCGGGGAGATGAACCTCCTGCGCGGCACCTTCGACTTCCTCGACCGCACCTTCGACCTGACCAAGGGCTCCCTGCTCATGGCCGGGGAGAGCCCGCCCAACCCCTTCCTGGACATGCTCGGCGAAACCCGCGTCCTGGATACGGTCGTGCAGGTCCATCTGAACGGACCGGCCAGGAATTTCCGCCTGAACCTGACCTCCATCCCGGCCCTGCCCCAGGACGAACTCCTGGCCATGATCCTTTTCGGCCGCTCCATGCGCGAGATCTCGCCCCTGCAGGCCGTGGCCCTGGCCCAGGCTGCGGCCGAGATGACGGGCGTCGGCACCGGCCTGGACGTGCTCGGGGCCGTCAAGTCCCGTCTGGGGCTGCAGGAGGTCGATGTGCGCAAGGACGAGGAGGACGAAACATCCGTAGGGGTCGGCGGGTACGTCGGCGGGAAATACTACATCCGGACGCAGCGCAGCGTGTCCGGCCAGGACCGGACCAAGGTCGAGGTACAGCTGACGCCGAAGATCAGCGTCGAGACCGAGGTCGGGACGGACTCCCGGCAGGGCGCCGGAATCAACTGGAAGCACGATTACTGA
- a CDS encoding response regulator transcription factor, whose amino-acid sequence MAEIANTPPETGEPAPKAAVQRILVIDDDKLMCLALARILVSAGYEVVQAYNGEEGLQKYRSGKFDLVITDLIMPDKEGIQIIRELRKEDSAIRIIAMSAGGRGGATDYLKWARLMGAKQCLSKPIRREELLVAVSSVLTTP is encoded by the coding sequence ATGGCTGAAATAGCGAACACCCCCCCCGAAACCGGCGAGCCCGCCCCGAAGGCCGCCGTGCAGCGAATCCTCGTCATCGACGACGACAAGCTCATGTGTCTGGCCCTGGCCAGGATTCTTGTCTCCGCCGGGTACGAGGTGGTCCAGGCCTACAACGGCGAGGAAGGGCTGCAGAAGTACCGCAGCGGGAAATTCGACCTGGTCATCACGGACCTCATCATGCCGGACAAGGAAGGCATCCAGATCATCCGGGAGCTGCGCAAGGAAGACAGCGCCATACGCATCATCGCCATGTCCGCCGGAGGACGCGGCGGTGCGACGGATTACCTGAAGTGGGCCAGGCTCATGGGCGCCAAGCAGTGCCTGAGCAAGCCCATCAGGCGCGAGGAACTCCTCGTCGCCGTCTCCTCCGTGCTGACGACGCCGTGA
- a CDS encoding phosphate ABC transporter substrate-binding/OmpA family protein produces the protein MTEVEGARSAGKTWCVVLVLVALIGVGFAVALAVWPDLLSLGSGRIVGQVSIAPQEAAQAGGQWRVVSQWQAAGEMQDAGNIYLVEFKAIPGWEAPAPVVLKKGEAGGRVEGVYIPAPFAEQTILTCTGASTLAGRLAPELAQLYLRQSGADEVKVVPGAGADEFSVQGIFFAAKEIRKIEIQGRGTQFGFMALKDGQCDVALAAHKLSPVDARSMGADAITGESEHRLGMDAVSVVVHRDNPVKALTLEQVGKIFAGEITNWEQVGGPSAKINVFALKDTFATRGFFESVFLGSRPISPDAREVDVQSQLPEFVARDLWGIGFCSITLAGPCREMPLKANADSEAVLPGPESIRALTYPASRSMYLYVRGDSKNVYAQEFVKLCLSGAGQGLVGKFGFVTLGELAGSAAAETHVSGAQQAASNLPSIFRPGAPSVLKAPAISGPLPRLVQFDGEVVPNEARKAVLQEYLDGVYGAERLPIVFRFQSSSLEPDAQAMQDIGRVAALMKEPANAAKAVILVGFSDSVGEYASNLAVAVKRAEVVADKLRAKGLRNITVLAAGEEEAVEPNESRIGRERNRRVEIWLK, from the coding sequence ATGACTGAAGTGGAGGGCGCGCGTTCCGCGGGCAAAACATGGTGTGTGGTGCTTGTCCTGGTGGCGCTGATCGGCGTCGGTTTCGCCGTGGCGCTGGCCGTCTGGCCCGATCTGCTGTCCCTGGGATCCGGGCGCATCGTCGGGCAGGTGTCCATCGCTCCGCAGGAGGCGGCCCAGGCCGGCGGACAGTGGCGGGTGGTCAGCCAGTGGCAGGCCGCGGGTGAAATGCAGGACGCCGGGAACATCTATCTCGTGGAGTTCAAGGCCATTCCGGGCTGGGAAGCCCCGGCGCCCGTCGTACTGAAGAAGGGCGAAGCCGGAGGGCGCGTCGAAGGCGTGTACATCCCGGCCCCCTTTGCGGAGCAGACCATCCTGACCTGCACCGGTGCGAGCACCCTGGCGGGGAGGCTCGCGCCCGAACTCGCGCAGCTCTATCTCAGACAGTCTGGCGCCGATGAGGTCAAGGTCGTCCCGGGAGCGGGGGCGGACGAATTTTCGGTGCAGGGAATTTTCTTTGCCGCCAAGGAGATCCGCAAGATCGAGATCCAGGGGCGCGGCACGCAGTTCGGCTTCATGGCCCTCAAGGACGGGCAGTGCGACGTGGCCCTGGCCGCGCACAAGCTCTCGCCGGTCGACGCCAGGTCCATGGGCGCCGACGCCATCACCGGCGAGAGCGAGCACCGGCTCGGCATGGACGCTGTGTCCGTGGTCGTGCACAGGGACAACCCGGTCAAGGCCCTGACTCTGGAACAGGTGGGGAAGATTTTCGCCGGCGAGATCACCAACTGGGAGCAGGTCGGCGGGCCGTCGGCGAAGATCAACGTCTTCGCCCTCAAGGACACCTTCGCCACGCGCGGCTTCTTCGAGAGCGTCTTCCTTGGCTCGCGGCCGATTTCGCCTGATGCGCGGGAAGTCGATGTGCAGTCCCAACTGCCCGAGTTCGTGGCCCGCGATCTCTGGGGCATCGGCTTCTGCAGCATCACCCTGGCCGGCCCGTGCCGCGAGATGCCCCTCAAGGCCAACGCCGATTCCGAGGCAGTTCTTCCCGGCCCCGAAAGCATTCGCGCCCTGACCTACCCGGCCAGCCGGAGCATGTATCTCTATGTCCGGGGCGATTCGAAGAACGTCTACGCCCAGGAGTTCGTCAAACTGTGCCTGTCCGGCGCCGGACAGGGACTCGTCGGGAAATTCGGTTTCGTGACCCTTGGCGAACTTGCGGGCTCCGCCGCGGCCGAAACGCACGTTTCGGGGGCGCAGCAGGCCGCGTCGAACCTTCCGTCGATCTTCCGCCCCGGAGCGCCGTCGGTCCTCAAGGCCCCGGCCATCAGCGGACCCCTGCCGAGGCTGGTGCAGTTCGACGGGGAAGTCGTGCCCAACGAGGCCCGCAAGGCCGTCCTGCAGGAATATCTGGACGGGGTGTACGGCGCCGAGCGGCTGCCCATCGTGTTCCGCTTCCAGTCCTCGAGCCTGGAGCCTGACGCGCAGGCCATGCAGGACATCGGCCGTGTCGCGGCCCTGATGAAGGAGCCGGCCAATGCGGCCAAGGCCGTCATCCTCGTCGGATTTTCCGATTCCGTCGGCGAGTACGCCTCCAATCTGGCCGTGGCCGTCAAGCGCGCCGAGGTGGTCGCCGACAAGCTCCGGGCCAAGGGGCTGCGCAACATCACCGTACTGGCCGCAGGCGAGGAGGAAGCAGTGGAACCCAATGAATCCCGCATCGGCCGGGAAAGAAACCGCCGTGTCGAGATATGGCTGAAATAG
- the rlmN gene encoding 23S rRNA (adenine(2503)-C(2))-methyltransferase RlmN has protein sequence MWPPQNLLPVRDRQAGADGTRKLLLELADGQSVETVIMDMPKSHTVCLSTQVGCPVGCTFCRTGGSGFVRNLTAGELLAQIATAGEELRAATGRLPERAVFMGMGEPLLNFTALRGCLENLARASGPHLSWRKILVSTVGIPERLDELGRLRLALPAVSLHAPTQDLRDRLMPGARAWPLRELMPAMLRYPLPGRERMTVEYILIRDANDADRHARQLHELLGDMRAKINLIPCNPVPGAPHRAPDRERTEGFAAALKALGRTAFVRRSHGPDIMAACGQLRGRHRADDAGTGCTQQETRA, from the coding sequence TTGTGGCCGCCACAAAACCTGCTGCCCGTGCGCGACCGGCAGGCCGGCGCCGACGGCACCCGCAAGCTGCTCCTGGAACTCGCCGACGGGCAGTCCGTCGAGACCGTCATCATGGACATGCCCAAGTCGCACACCGTCTGCCTCTCCACGCAGGTCGGCTGCCCCGTGGGCTGCACCTTTTGCCGCACGGGCGGTTCCGGCTTCGTCCGCAACCTGACCGCAGGCGAACTCCTGGCCCAGATCGCGACCGCCGGCGAGGAACTCCGCGCCGCCACGGGCCGGTTGCCCGAGCGGGCCGTGTTCATGGGCATGGGCGAACCCCTGCTCAATTTCACGGCCCTGCGCGGCTGCCTGGAAAACCTCGCGCGGGCCAGCGGGCCTCATCTTTCCTGGAGGAAGATTCTGGTATCGACAGTCGGCATCCCGGAACGCCTCGACGAACTCGGGCGCCTGCGGCTGGCCCTGCCCGCCGTCTCCCTGCACGCCCCGACTCAGGATCTGCGAGACAGGCTCATGCCCGGGGCCCGGGCCTGGCCCCTGCGGGAGCTCATGCCGGCCATGCTGCGCTATCCCCTGCCCGGGCGGGAGCGCATGACGGTCGAATACATCCTCATCCGCGACGCCAACGACGCCGACCGGCACGCGCGCCAGCTCCATGAACTCCTCGGGGACATGCGCGCCAAGATCAACCTCATCCCGTGCAACCCCGTACCCGGCGCCCCCCACCGGGCGCCGGACCGGGAACGAACCGAAGGCTTCGCGGCCGCCCTCAAGGCCCTGGGCCGCACCGCCTTCGTGCGGCGCAGCCACGGCCCTGACATCATGGCCGCCTGCGGCCAGCTGCGCGGACGCCACCGCGCGGACGACGCGGGGACGGGCTGCACGCAGCAGGAGACACGAGCATGA
- a CDS encoding autotransporter assembly complex protein TamA, giving the protein MPASQVRFLLALCLAVAVCLGPRPGVAAPMEYTVDIPPLPEDLTPLLASVSDCVGLRENPPDSPGLLRKRMRGDVESFARALDSRGYFQASIEGELDTQARPAAVRFRIDPGSRFVFARPELILRPADPAAASLMSDTLMGIQTGSGYSSGTVLDVETALLERLKEYGHPSPALISRDVAADHSTREVHVTYVVDPGRAATFGETEFSGLETISEAFVAPELAWSAGAPYDRRLVDKTRENLIRTGLFRSVRIVPAHQPGADSVTMRVSLLEAPPRTVRAGLWHYSDLGLGAGLGWTHRNIFGAGQELRLDSSVSEKLQQAGSELILPNMGQPRQSLGLTARYKSEQTDVYDATNLILSAMVRRPLSELEVGCGLGYRLSRVDNDEVRTFNLISTPLIAEFSSADNPLEPTTGLTLAARMEPFASIDQSGTSFVFWDVSGRHYLPLTRDKSLVLATRGRYSLLAGASRESIPEDMLLYAGGGGSIRGYAYQYAGQLDEDDEPLGGVSAVDFSAELRWRINREYGFVIFGDGGGAFSGRSPAEKEAYFWGTGAGLRYYTPIGPIRLDVAVPLDRRDGIDDPFQLYISLGQAF; this is encoded by the coding sequence ATGCCCGCATCGCAGGTCCGGTTTCTCCTCGCGCTCTGCCTTGCCGTTGCGGTCTGTCTCGGCCCGCGGCCCGGTGTCGCGGCGCCCATGGAGTACACGGTGGACATCCCGCCGCTGCCCGAAGACCTCACCCCTCTGCTGGCCTCGGTCTCGGACTGCGTGGGGCTGCGGGAGAATCCGCCGGACTCCCCCGGCCTGCTGCGCAAGCGCATGCGCGGCGATGTCGAGTCCTTTGCCCGCGCCCTCGACTCCAGGGGGTATTTCCAGGCCTCCATCGAGGGCGAACTCGACACCCAGGCACGTCCTGCGGCGGTGCGCTTCCGCATCGACCCCGGCTCCCGCTTCGTCTTCGCCAGGCCAGAACTGATCCTGCGGCCCGCAGACCCCGCTGCGGCCAGCCTCATGAGCGACACGCTCATGGGCATCCAGACCGGCTCCGGCTACTCCTCCGGTACGGTCCTCGATGTGGAGACCGCCCTTCTCGAACGCCTCAAGGAATACGGCCACCCCTCTCCGGCCCTGATTTCGCGCGATGTGGCGGCCGACCACTCCACCCGGGAAGTGCACGTCACGTACGTCGTCGATCCCGGCCGGGCCGCGACGTTCGGCGAGACCGAATTTTCAGGGTTGGAGACCATCTCCGAAGCCTTCGTCGCCCCGGAACTGGCATGGAGCGCAGGCGCCCCCTATGACCGACGGCTGGTGGACAAGACGAGGGAAAACCTCATCCGCACGGGGCTCTTCCGCTCGGTCCGCATCGTCCCGGCCCATCAGCCGGGCGCAGACAGCGTGACCATGCGCGTGTCCCTGCTCGAAGCCCCGCCGCGCACCGTCCGCGCGGGCCTGTGGCACTATTCCGACCTGGGCCTCGGAGCCGGGCTGGGATGGACGCACCGCAACATCTTCGGCGCTGGCCAGGAGCTGCGTCTGGACTCGTCCGTCTCGGAAAAGCTGCAGCAGGCCGGCTCGGAACTGATCCTGCCCAACATGGGCCAGCCCCGCCAGAGCCTGGGCCTGACGGCCAGGTACAAGAGCGAACAGACCGACGTCTACGACGCCACCAACCTCATCCTGTCCGCCATGGTCCGGCGCCCCCTTTCGGAGCTCGAGGTCGGCTGCGGCCTCGGCTACCGTCTCTCGCGCGTGGACAACGACGAAGTGCGCACCTTCAACCTCATCTCGACGCCGCTCATCGCGGAGTTCTCAAGCGCCGACAACCCGCTGGAGCCCACCACGGGGCTGACCCTGGCCGCTCGCATGGAACCGTTCGCCAGCATTGATCAGAGTGGGACGTCCTTCGTCTTCTGGGACGTCTCGGGCCGCCACTACCTGCCCCTGACCAGGGACAAGTCCCTCGTCCTGGCCACCCGCGGCCGCTACAGCCTCCTGGCCGGCGCCAGCCGCGAGAGCATTCCCGAGGACATGCTCCTCTACGCCGGCGGCGGCGGGTCCATCCGCGGGTACGCCTACCAGTACGCAGGCCAGCTCGACGAGGACGACGAGCCCCTGGGCGGGGTGAGCGCCGTGGATTTCTCCGCGGAACTGCGCTGGCGCATCAACAGGGAGTACGGGTTCGTCATCTTCGGCGACGGCGGTGGCGCGTTCTCCGGGCGCAGTCCGGCCGAGAAGGAGGCATATTTCTGGGGCACGGGCGCGGGACTGCGCTACTACACCCCCATCGGCCCCATCCGCCTGGACGTGGCGGTGCCCCTGGACCGCCGGGACGGCATCGACGACCCATTCCAACTCTACATCAGCCTGGGACAGGCCTTCTGA